One Echeneis naucrates chromosome 16, fEcheNa1.1, whole genome shotgun sequence genomic window, ACCAGCACTTTATCATTGTACCCTCAAGGGCGAGTCAAATGCCATTATCAGACAAGTTACCTGAGGTACTCCCTGTCAGAAGAACAAAGATGCAGGGGCTCTCTAATAATGTATGCATGTGACCTGACTGCATCACACCCAACATCTGTTCCATCATCAGCACAGGCCACACATCAAAGCAGGCTTTTGCATGAAGCAAACAGGAAGCGATTCCTTTCATGTTGCTGAAATGTGGAGGCATATTAATtgacataaaagtaaaaaaaaaaaaaaaaatgcatacttGTAATGCTGATAAATCTAATGAAAGTGGGAATGATATGATGTGTGTGCGCACTATTAAAGGACAGGCACATAAGGGGTGCTGAGGAAATGCAACATTGGTTGATCATTCTAGAAGGCTGGTGGCATTGAGTGCATGCATCCACAGTGGGTACTCCATCTTcatatgaataaattaatttatcttgatATCTGATGCGTTTATTACCATGGATATGTGAACAGACAAATTAATGCAGAGTGATCCGTCATTGGTTTGTGTAATTGATGAGAGTATGGAGATGAATAGACACCTGTATGCTCTACTGGCAGTAAGCAGGCAGCTTTCTGTGGCAGCTCATGTTATTTCATGGCACACTGACTGAATTACTGATTAAGCATTGACTTATCATCCTCAGCTGCAAGACTCATGGAACTAATTTTCCATGGCAATAAAATGCCTCCTCCTTTAACTGTTGGATTGCTTTGATCAACACTAGGATTTCTGGATTGAAAAAATGAGAATGGCTGGAGAATAATTTTAGCTCAATTCCATGATACAGCCAATCCTAAAGGCTGGAAAGGTCAAATTGAAAAGAAGTTTCGTCACACCTGTAGGGGAGTCcgctgagatgctgcttgtgtaATTGGTGGTATTTTATAGCATTGTTTGACTAGATTGATACTAACCGGACAGATAAATGACATCAGCCTAATATGCTCTCACTTTAAGTGCAACTCAGACTGTCTCAAGttgtccttttttccccctaacAGCTCACAGATACTGCATCACTAACAggcctctcttcttccttccaATGTCTTTCCTGTAACATCTTGACATCCTGATCAGCAGTGAAAAACCAAGAAAATCTGCAATGAAAGCTGACGAAAGAAAGTCTCAAAAAAAGGTAAGTTGTTAATTTTTTCCACTCATTGAATCTGACCAAAATTTGACCTGATGATTTTCCCATCATGTTGACTGAGAGAGGGTTTGTGATGGTCATGAGAATTCCTCTATGACTCTTGCCCTCTGGAGAATTAGCTAGTTAAGTTCCAGGGTTAAAAATTTCAGGCTTTTTACTCATTAACCCCAAAATCGCATAACCACAGTATTTACAGCAGCTTGTCATTGTTGATTTTGTGTGGTATTGTATTTCTAAAACACTGCCCAGGTGTATTTATGTATCCAATATCCAAGCTGGTGAAAGTAATTATTTTATggcattttgtgtgtgaataGTAGCACAATCTGTCTGATAACATGAGTTCATTTAATCATCATTGTTCTGCCTCCCACTCCACAGCATGGTGCTATGTGTCAGGCTGCAactaataattattttcatttaacttgaaacagattgttttctttcccaATTATTGAGGCATTGACTTGGCTTGTctgttaaaatgtcagaaaatagtgAATAACACCCATGATGACCTGTTGAGATGGTTTGCTTTgctcatcatttaaaaacaagaaagtgaCATCCAAAGGTGTGTAGCTGAAATATCCTGCACGAGTactatttttttcatgaatcaGAACAGATAACTCCTAATGGATAAATCAATTATTTTGGATTAAATTTTCAGCCTCTGATCAAGAtgaaaggcctttttttttttaaaaacatgttaagTAACAATGGTGGCTCACAATATTGAGATGTATGTGCATAAATGCGCACTCTATAAGTCTCATAAGACATGAACTTTTATGGTTGTATGAATCTTTCTTGAATAAATTTGTTTATATGTGACAAGAATTTATTATGTTACATTACACCATGTTACATTACATGGGCCAGCTATGTTTTTGCAAAATGTGATAGGAATgcatttatctttttgttttcttttgtggccacccccccccccccccccccaaaaggaTAAGACACAGAAGAAGGAGACAAAGGGGGCAGCCCAGAGTCCCAGGTAGGAATGGATGTTTTAATGCCAGTGTACTGTAGATTATTAAGCGGGCAGTTAATCTGTTGACAAGCTACAATGGAGTAATTGTGCCGGAAATCTTATTTTCTTCCCctgccttctttttcttcttttctcttccctcctgaGATGGTGGAAattatttcttgtgttttgatgTTCAAGGGACCCGGACAGTCCAATTCTATACAATGTCTTAAGCTCTcacagaaaattaattttatctgtggTTTGTCAGGCAAGTAATAAATGGAAATACAGGGTTTGAGTAGTTGGATGCTCAGCAGGGTGTTGCCGGGATGGCAGACTTTGGCTGAAGGCCCGCTGTGTCAAATATGTCtcacagcagtgtttttatATAGTTGGTAATGGATTGTTTCCCAGATGCGGAGTCAGCCCAACCCAATATGAGGAGTGACATTTCAAAGGAGATGTCACTAGGAAAAACTATTTTGCTAAGTTCTGgctttaatgtttcttttttaggtttttttacTTCAGAAAGGCTCAGGTGGTAACTGTGATATTGACTGGGCTTCATGTAGGGAGGAAAGTTAAAGAAGAAACATAAGGCTATTACAACCACAGACTGTAAATGTCAATGGATGCAGTGACCCGCTCTTCTTTGTATAGTTTTTTATGGATTTGCTCAGTGGTGCAATGTAGCCCgcccacccaaaaaaaaaaaaatcatggcaattttttttctttttttaaacaggtttttttcccccctcctcttttccaCAATGTGCAGTTTCACTTAACAGCTTGGATACATTTCATACTTTGATTTATAaatcaaacagaacaaaagaaagtAGACAGAAGGGGCAGAAAGTCACAGACATCAACTATGTATTACTTATAATGCATTTAAAAAGCTTTGACTAATGCAAAGGTGAAGaatattaatgattaatgatattattaaaaatgaactgGTTAGATTTTGGTGATTAAAAGTTGTGGCCTATGGCCCCACAAAACACATTATTGCCATAACCTTCAAATGCATACACTTATTATGCAAATGTTTAAGATCAATGTATAAAAGGATAAATTTATAGTGATAACATTTTACATCTaaatggtcaaaggtcaacatcACTATGGTATTCATGTCAGGCTGTGAACACGTGTCTGGCCATTATTCAGTGCTATGATTCAGGTCATATTTCCTGCAGCTGGTTGGCAGAGGCAAACAACCTTGTGGCAGTAACTTTAATTTACACTTGTGCTTTCACTACGGTGACATGTGAGAGTGAGAGATCGCTCATTGTCCACAATCACGTCATCTGAGATCACAATGTACAAGAGCAGTGTGCGCATTAGGCTTAGATTGGTTAATACCTGTGGCTTGTAATATAGATTCAGTAATCCTATTAGCCAGCTGTGTCTTCTGCAattttttgtcctttgtttTCGTTCAGCCttatgtgaaattaaaatggtGTGTTGTAATTCATTAGCAGTGGCTctaatttgttttcttgatttATGGTATGTTAATTCCTCACTCAAGCAAAACCAAGACTCCAGGTGCAATTACTTCAAAATTTCTGATAGCTgtttaaaaacattaatgtttaaaaattttttaaaaaacattttaattgcaataATTACTAGTGAATTCTTGTGGTCAGTAAATCATCACTGTGTGCTTTAggacttttttctgttttgtatgtCAGGTTAATTTTGTCTTGACTCTACACCAACCACCAAGAGTTTGACAGTCAGTAGCAAAGATGAGGCATTAAGTTTTTATTCTGTGTCATTATTTTCTTGTTAACTTGAAGCTAATTTAAACATCAACATTTCAACATGGATTGAGAGGAAAAACTAAGAAATTTCAGAATTTGTTGTGATGACGAGGTCACTTCATATTGTAGACACTTACTCTTGTTTTTGTGATCTAGCAGGTTGGTGAAAGAGGAGTCAGAGGATGAGGAGTTTAGTGTGAAGAAGAGAgggttgaaaaggaaaagaaccAAAGATGAGCCCAAGGAAGGCCCCTTGCCTTCCACTACCAAGTCTAAGTAAGTGAGACCAGGTCTTGATTGGTCTTAAATGAAAGCATGGATTCATAATATCATAGTTAAGTCCACCATTTTTCCTATATTGTGTAATATTGCTTTTGTCTCCGGGTATCTTCAGCTctacaaaaaaaaccaaaaaacatggTCAGGAAAAGGAAACTGATTCAgagaatcagaaaaaaagggcaaagaaaacagaaaaggtaaACCTGTCTTCCTCTGGTAATCTGTCGTCATCATCAATAGTACTGCTGCCATATGAAGTTTGTTGGGGATACAATTCATAGTGGGAGTGTCTGAATTCACATTGAATGCTTTTTTAATCTTCACAGACAGTGAAGAAGGAAGAAGCAGAGCATTCAGTctcaaaaaaacccaaaaggacAAAGGAGGAAATCGCGGAGGCAAGACAGTTGAAGAtcaaaaaggaggaggaggaggagcaaaaTCGCTGGCGATGGTTTtgaaatgcagtttgtttttttgtttgttttgtttttggtttttttttatcttgtattGATTTGAACACCAAACATACTAATACAGTCAGTCAAGTACAATAGAAAGGTACAATTTTCATTCTCTGTCATATCCTCTTATTTTCAAAGTATTGTTTTCTGTCAGGTGGGAAGAAGAAAAGTATGAAGATGGTGTGAAATGGAAGTTCCTGGAACACAAAGGACCCTACTTCCCTCCTGAGTACCAGCCTATACCTGACAACGTTAATTTTTACTATGATGGTCAGTACTTTTGACACAATGCTGCTCAAGAGGGACCTTTTGAAAGTTGCCCACAGTTATATCACTTATGTAAGCATCAGTTGTAATCCATGATTACAagttttaaaatggaaaaaaaactggCTGTGCTGTTACAAAAGATGCAAATTCCGCAGACCTGTAATTCATCGAttatctctgtgtctgcaggctaAATTAGCTGGCAGTGAAAAAGATGCAGCGGTGTAGCagaacagtttcttttttttgttgttgttgtaaactGCTAGTGTATTGATTAGTCTGTGGCTCACTCTTTTAACATCAGTGAGCTAACTGCAGAAAATAACTGTacaaaatacatatatatatacatatatgtgtttTACCTACTTAAAAGTCAACAAAGGTTTTGAAAGTACCATTACAGCACTAATTGCAATGTACAGTCTAAATTGTATTATCtgttgatttaaaagaaaaacaaacagtggtcATTTTGTAGCCTGAATTTCTAAACATGTTCTTCATAAATTTAAGTGTTTGAAGTACAAAGGTCCTGTCAAAACTGACGTTTCATGCTTATGAAGTTGTCTTTAGCTTCATTCTCTGAAAGAGTCATCGTCTTTTTAGCTGCATGCTTAACTCTAGAcagccactgatgcaacactaGCACTGTGTGACGTTCAAGAACAGATCAAGTGTTAAAAATACATAGCTTTCCCTCCAGTCATACGATCACAGTAATGTGACCTAGACCCCTTGCAGCATATTTGGCATCACTTGAATAATACACCGCAATAGACGTGTTAAAGCAGAATACTGGACAGTGGACAAAATTGTGTAGAAAACagaattttatatatatatatatatatatatatatatatatatatatatatatagtgtgcAGGCATGCAACTTAGTTCGCTTATACACGTTAGACATACATCTTTAAGTCACAAAAAGTATATTGGATCAAATGTTGATTGATGACCgggattgtttttctttgtttagcGGTCAAAAACGCAACAGTGGCCTATAGGGAGTTGGTTTGATCTGTTAATTCTTGTGCTTCCATGTTCTCGTTTGTACCTCACACTAGGTGTGGGGCTGAATTTAGATCCTTGTCCTTGTCTCTAAACCTTCCTCTTTAAATTCATGGATTAGTCTGACAGTACTCTGGAGGAGCTGAAGTGGTGTTGTTGCATGCTGGAGTTTGATCAAAGATGTGAAAGTGAACTGCTGGGATTGATGGCCTAGTTGCATACTGtgcttttaatttctttttttattttctgagaaaCTTCTAGATCAGTCAGGACAGAAAgcatttttaatgagaaaataaaagtactgTTGAAAAAGTAAAGattgtaattttgtgtttgaatgcaCATAGGTAAGAAGGTGAAACTGAGCCTGCTAGCTGAAGAGGTAGCCGTGTTCTTTTCCCAAATGTTGGATCATGAGTACACCACCAAAAAGGTTTTCAGAGAGAACTTCTTTCAAGACTGGAGAAAGGTAAAATCAAAATGCATCACAGATATATTGTTAATAACAGAAACGAGTTTGAAAGGGGGCAAGGCCTAAGATTTTTGCTTTATGATGATGCAGCAATTAATCTGAGTCTGAAATCAACTCATGACATACCAAATGACTGCTATGTAGAGAAGATCAACCTCTTCCATTACTTcgtattttgtttttacacccCATCTAACTCTCAGGTTTGGCACAAATTTCtagtaatatttttatttccattttgttggaGTGCCTTTAATTAACCaagttttgtattttaattctgGTTAAAGCAGGTTAGtccaaagttgttttttttttgtttgtttgtttttttttttttttccactttcagcaGTGTTGAAATGTCAAATCTATTCAATGTCATGAATAGATGCCTTGTCAGCCATGGTTAGCTTGTTGTATGCTTGAGTCTTACTGTATTTACCATTACTTTAGGGGattaatatttacattcaaattaaatgtgaaaaacatcaaaatgttgGCCTCTGCAAATGTCATGCTTTGTGTTATAATGTACTTGTCCTGTAAATAGTAGAAAGTACCTGTAGTAAAGTGTGAGTTGCGTGTCTGCCTGGTACATGGATGTTGGTGTCTGTCAGGTTGTCCTctgtaaagagaaaacaatgtgCCAAGCCCCAAGGCATATCATGCAGAATTAATTTTGCGCTTCTTAGTGCTCAATGCACTTGAAAACTCGATTTGTGTGAAGGCATTGATATGCTAATCCATACAAGTTGCTCCCCTGCATATGAACAAATCCAATTAAACTGTTTTATTATAGCCGGAAAAAACTCTTCTTCGCTCCACTGCCCTCAGTGCCCGCCCACTGTCAGGTGTCAGTCGAACCTAGTCACGCAGACTCACTGCCTGTCCACACTGTCATTGTCTGCATAGAGCTATGTGTGTTGATCAAGAGGTCTGTTTTTACACTCCTTGAAAAGAAAACTAGTTTAATGCTACTCTGAAAAGCTTgatgtttgtcttgtttttcgttgttgttttgttttaatcttaAATGGGCAGGTTGAGGTCAGGTGAGCTCTGTGTCTGTTGAATAATTAGCCTGTAATATTTTGATCTATGTTTTCATGAGTTATCACTATTAGTGTTAATGGCAGGTTTCTCTTGGAGTGCTGCTGTAGTGGCAAGTGTAGGCAAAAAGTCAAGATGTCAAGGCTGTCATAAGCCCCGTTTTGcttagtgttttattttgttgctcaATGTCAGTGTGCCCTTGAAAATACACATGGGGATATGTGGATGGCTTCAAAATGTTGGCCTCTTACTCATGCTGCAGTAGCTTTCTTACCAGCAGCTCTTGATAACAGGAGGGCATATTAAAAGCCATCAGGTTGTGGTGACATTTTAACACCAGAAAATACTAATATGAATCAAAAAGCCTCAAAGTCaccttttatttctgctctgctAGTAACCTTTTTGATGGAGTGACAATAACTTCAGAAAGTTGAGAGTTGAAattcagctgctctgctgctacTGCAGTTAGTGTGCTGCAGTGTCAACAGTGTGTAGCTTGCTTGGCATTGCCCTCCTTAGGAGGAAATGGTCTAGACTCTGGCTTTTCATAACAGCAACACTTTTAGTGTAAGTAACATTTATTAAATTGTTTATAAATGTTAGTGAAATGTCAagtgaaaaataacaaacacagtTTCCCAGAGGCATTTTTCCTGTTTGATTAATGACACCATTCAttgaaaattaaacatgaattgatattcaacatttttaatgacttAATCACTTTGATAGACTAATTGTGCTACAATTATGTGttacttttaaaataatgtgCACCTACTTAGGAAATGACCCACGAGGAGAGACTGCTGATTAAAGATCTTGATAAATGTAACTTTGGAGAGATCCACGCCATGCATAAAGCCAAAGTGGAAGCCCGGAAAAATATGACAAAGGAGGAGAAACTGGTAAGTCTCagccctttttcttcttctgtgtttaaAGAAGATTGTCATTTAGGTTGTgaggaacagttttttttttttttttgctttgcttctgtTTAAGGTTTTGAAAGAAGCTAATCAGAAGATAGTGAACGAGTATGGCTACTGTTTGCTGGACCACCACAAAGAACGCATTGGCAACTTTAAGATTGAGCCTCCAGGCCTATTCAGGGGTAGAGGTGAACACCCCAAACAAGgcatgttgaagaaaagaatCCAGCCAGAGGATGTTATCATCAACTGCAGCAAGTAAGAGTGGGGTTGCGACACTATAAAAATGGATGGCCTTATGAAAAGCCAGATTTGCCAAAAATCCATCATCCCAATGTTTTGCTTCAgtcttttcaaaatgtttattgGAATCTTAATTGGATTGCAGCAAAGTGTAACACTTTGGATACTTGGGCAAGCATTAATAATACCTTCatatgaggggaaaaaatgcagGAATCACTccattatatttttgtgtcacTTGCTCACCTTTACTGGtgttatgtatatttatatatttgtgtcaGGAGATTTGATACCCTGTGGGATGgtgtaactttatttttttgctttgacagAGAATCCTCTATCCCAGTGCCGCCTGCTGGTCACCACTGGAAGGAGATACGACATGACAACACTGTGACGTGGTTAGCCAGCTGGACTGAGAACATCCAGGGCTCCATTAAATATATAATGCTCAATGCCAACTCAAAACTCAAGGTATCTTATTAGTCCACTCAGTTAGACGAATCAGTACTAAAAAATTTAAACCAGTTTGCTTTAGTGAAATACAGTCAGCTCCTGCTCAGTCATGTCCTGCCGTAGCAGTCCTCATACTCAACAGCTGCCCACTTATAAATGTGCGTTTGACAACAATGACAGAGATGGTGGATTATGTACCTCAAGGTAAAATGTCTTGAAGTGGAAGGAAAGTAGTTCCCTGTTGCAACATATTTTTCAAGGATTCTATTCTGACATAGCTTTATAgaggaattttatttttttatttgctaaaTCTGACAGACAGATGACTGTCACTGTGTGCTCAAGtgcaattttcaaaataaaacactttattaGCTTGTCTTTGTACTAGTACCTTGAGGGCTGGGTGTTTGATTCTTGAATTTATAGCTGTTCATTGTTTATTGCACTCGAGTCTCAAATTCACAATAGATATTAAATTGAAAGTTGGAACCCGCCCCCCCATTTTCCAAGTGTACAAATAGAACACTCAATCAATTTCTTCACAAAAAATTTACTGTAAATTAAAGAACTTTGGGCTGTAAATTAATGTTCAATCCTTTACTAATGACGAAATGTCAATTTTAGTCAAGTTTTCAAATCAAACGTGCTTCTCCTTGAATCATGTTCATTATTTACTTTCCTCAAGAATTCAGAAGCTGCCACTCAGAAGCAGCTTCTTTATTACGGCTCCCGGCACTCTTGGCTTTTACTACAAATGCAAATCTAGTTTTGATCAATATTGTACAACAATCAACACCTAATGAGCATCTTTATAATCAACAATAAAGCCCAAACTCTTTGCATATGATTTGCATTTAAACACCCTAAGGCCTTCTTTATAAACAAGTAAAATTCTGTCATAGTGTTGTTTGACAATTAATGGCAACCCTTGTGATTTATGTTTGTTAGCTGTTTCTTGTGTACCATGTCTCGTTACTCTTCCCCTTCCTTTCATACTGTTTCTCTTGCCTCCATTTTCTTACTCATTCTATTCCCTCTTTCGGTTGTTCATCTGTAAAGGTTAAGTTATTCCACTTTCGGTCTCCATgactgtgtgtgcgcgcgtgtttgttttttaaactgattgTTGGTTTAATTGTGCCTTGGTTGCAATTTataagcagcagcaaagaaaaagatttgTCATTACAGTTGtgtatttctttcttcatttatttttgtattcttGTGATAtcttttctactgcttatctctTTCCGGATTAtgggggtactggagccaattccagcaaAGCAGGGTACCCccttggacaggttgc contains:
- the LOC115056306 gene encoding DNA topoisomerase I, mitochondrial isoform X4, translated to MKADERKSQKKDKTQKKETKGAAQSPSRLVKEESEDEEFSVKKRGLKRKRTKDEPKEGPLPSTTKSNSTKKTKKHGQEKETDSENQKKRAKKTEKTVKKEEAEHSVSKKPKRTKEEIAEARQLKIKKEEEEEQNRWRWWEEEKYEDGVKWKFLEHKGPYFPPEYQPIPDNVNFYYDGKKVKLSLLAEEVAVFFSQMLDHEYTTKKVFRENFFQDWRKEMTHEERLLIKDLDKCNFGEIHAMHKAKVEARKNMTKEEKLVLKEANQKIVNEYGYCLLDHHKERIGNFKIEPPGLFRGRGEHPKQGMLKKRIQPEDVIINCSKESSIPVPPAGHHWKEIRHDNTVTWLASWTENIQGSIKYIMLNANSKLKGEKDWEKYEVARKLKTCVDGIRNQYLQDLKSKEMRTRQRAVALYFIDKLALRAGNEKEEGETADTVGCCSLRVEHITLHDQLDGSECVVEFDFLGKDSIRYYNKVPVIKKVFKNLKLFLENKQPGDELFDRLNTITLNKHLTSLMPGLTAKVFRTYNASITLQQQLKELTNKADNVAEKLLSYNRANRAVAILCNHQRAPPKTFEQSMANLQAKIDARKEKLALAKTELKQAKKDAKTKGSPDSKLQSLVERKKAAVKRCEEQLLKMEVQATDREENKQIALGTSKLNYLDPRISVAWCKNFEVPVEKIYNKTQRDKFAWAIDMTEVDFVF